The following proteins are co-located in the Triticum aestivum cultivar Chinese Spring chromosome 1A, IWGSC CS RefSeq v2.1, whole genome shotgun sequence genome:
- the LOC123049002 gene encoding probable trehalase, which yields MAPPPRHLLLLPVLLLASLLRAAQMEPAHAAAAGDGDRDEGARALLALLQRVQSEALRALGPRDFDPKLYVDLPLAPGADRAAAEAALATVTTRGEMKAFLARYFATAGSDLVEADPPDFEAEPRGFLPRVASGEARAWALKVHALWKDLARRVAPSVAARPDRHTLLPLPGRVVVPGSRFREVYYWDSYWVVRGLLVSKMYDTAKDIVLNLVYLVEEYGFVLNGARSYYTNRSQPPLLSSMVLELYTATGDLGLVRRAFPSLLKEHSFWVSELHNVEIMDNHGRLHNLSRYQAMWNKPRPESATIDEELASKLNSTAAKEKLYHQIASAAESGWDFSSRWMSNSTDMTTLVTTFVIPVDLNTFICKMERDIAVFAKLIGEKATAELFSQASKARHTAIESLLWNSEMEQWLDYWLPTDGNCQGPYKWELKSQNRNIFASNFVPLWLNAHNSGLGPFLDEAKSVRVMRSLQASGLVCPAGIATSVSNTGQQWDFPNGWAPLQHLIAEGLLNSGSTEAKEFAEDIATRWVRTNYAAYKSSGAMHEKYDVEACGKSGGGGEYKPQTGFGWSNGVLLAFLEELGWSHDKEIGCPS from the exons ATGGCCCCGCCTCCGCGCCATCTTCTACTACTGCCCGTTCTCCTCCTCGCCTCCCTGCTCCGCGCAGCGCAGATGGAgcccgcccacgccgccgccgccggcgacggcgatCGCGACGAGGGCGCCCGCGCGCTGCTCGCGCTGCTGCAGCGCGTGCAGTCGGAGGCGCTGCGCGCGCTGGGGCCGCGCGACTTCGACCCCAAGCTCTACGTCGACCTGCCGCTCGCGCCCGGCGCCGACCGGGCCGCCGCGGAGGCCGCGCTCGCGACGGTGACCACGCGCGGGGAGATGAAGGCGTTCCTGGCCCGGTACTTCGCGACGGCGGGGTCCGACCTGGTGGAGGCCGACCCGCCGGACTTCGAGGCCGAGCCGCGCGGGTTCCTGCCGAGGGTCGCGAGCGGCGAGGCGCGGGCGTGGGCGCTGAAGGTGCACGCGCTGTGGAAGGACCTGGCGCGGCGGGTGGCGCCGTCCGTCGCGGCGCGGCCCGACCGGCACACCCTGCTGCCGCTGCCCGGCAGGGTCGTCGTGCCGGGCTCCAGGTTCCGGGAGGTCTACTACTGGGACTCGTACTGGGTCGTCAG gggCTTGCTGGTGAGCAAAATGTACGACACGGCAAAGGACATCGTGCTCAATCTTGTGTACCTCGTGGAGGAATATGGGTTCGTTCTCAACGGTGCCAGATCCTACTACACTAATCGAAG CCAACCACCACTTTTGAGCTCGATGGTTTTGGAATTATACACGGCAACAGGTGATTTGGGCCTTGTGAGGAGAGCATTCCCCTCTTTGCTGAAAGAGCATAGCTTCTGGGTATCAG AGCTTCACAACGTGGAAATAATGGACAATCATGGACGGCTGCATAATTTGAGTCGTTACCAGGCCATGTGGAACAAACCTAGACCAGAAAGTGCAACAATT GATGAGGAACTGGCCTCAAAGCTTAATTCTACGGCTGCCAAGGAAAAATTGTACCACCAGATTGCTTCAGCGGCTGAATCAGGATGGGATTTTAGCTCTCGATGGATGAG CAATTCAACTGACATGACAACCTTGGTAACAACATTTGTTATACCTGTGGACTTGAACACATTCATATGCAAG ATGGAACGGGACATAGCGGTCTTTGCCAAACTCATTGGAGAGAAGGCAACTGCAGAACTTTTCTCACAGGCTTCAAAAGCACGCCATACGGCAATCGAGTCTCTTTTGTGGAATTCTGAGATGGAACAGTGGCTTGACTACTGGCTTCCCACTGATGGAAATTGCCAG GGACCCTACAAGTGGGAATTGAAGTCACAAAACCGCAACATCTTTGCTTCTAACTTCGTACCCTTGTGGTTAAATGCACATAATTCAG GTTTGGGGCCATTTCTGGATGAAGCAAAATCAGTGAGAGTCATGAGAAGCCTCCAAGCATCAGGGTTGGTCTGTCCTGCAGGAATAGCAACTTCAGTATCCAATACAGGGCAACAATG GGATTTTCCAAATGgatgggcaccattgcagcatctGATAGCTGAGGGATTGCTGAACTCTGGTTCAACAGAAGCAAAAGAATTTGCTGAGGACATCGCCACGAGGTGGGTGAGAACAAACTATGCAGCCTACAAATCAAGCGGCGCAATGCATGAGAAGTACGACGTCGAGGCCTGTGGAAAATCCGGAGGAGGCGGTGAATACAAACCACAG